One window of the Oncorhynchus keta strain PuntledgeMale-10-30-2019 chromosome 31, Oket_V2, whole genome shotgun sequence genome contains the following:
- the LOC118364141 gene encoding hemojuvelin: protein MGTLALCSHYSQLSWKRSIIVALLLFHLCCLQVWASCRILRCNSDFVAVTLDLGGSGGGGGGSREGGNAGYCSALRSYAMCTRRMARACRGDLAYHSAVQGIEDLLIQHSCPRTGPTAQPRPLPQAPISGDACIYEKGYLQREGRTPDYLHCGVFGDPHVRTFRDEFQTCTVQGAWPLIDNEYLYVQATSTPMRGGAYATALTTITIIFKNWRQCIEQQIYQAELDNVPTAFVDGSVTSGERQGQYSLSVHSDLPGHQAEIRAAHIGTTLVVRQSGRSLGLSVRSPRTIAEAFTPEQDLQLCVYGCPPSQRLETLPSPSSSSSLSSSSSSSQLSAAAHVHCAALLPARDIYYQACLFDLLATGDLNSSTAAVAALEDARGMISDPNKVHLLLGGKADRSSPCLTLILAVAVLSERLVALWTGKCL, encoded by the exons ATGGGGACACTGGCCCTCTGCAGCCACTACTCACAGCTGTCATGGAAACGCAGCATCATAGTGGCATTGCTACTGTTTCACCTGTGCTGCCTGCAAG taTGGGCATCCTGTCGCATCCTGAGGTGCAACTCTGACTTTGTAGCTGTCACCCTGGACCTTGGGGGCAGCGGAGGGGGCGGAGGaggcagcagagaggggggaaaTGCGGGTTACTGCAGCGCCCTCCGCTCCTACGCCATGTGTACCCGCCGCATGGCCCGTGCCTGCCGGGGCGATCTGGCCTACCACTCGGCCGTGCAGGGCATCGAGGACCTCCTCATCCAGCACAGCTGCCCCAGGACAGGCCCCACCGCTCAGCCCCGGCCCCTGCCACAGGCCCCCATCTCTGGGGACGCCTGTATCTATGAGAAGGGCTACCTCCAGCGTGAGGGCCGGACCCCTGACTATCTCCACTGTGGAGTGTTCGGGGATCCCCATGTTCGCACATTCCGTGATGAGTTCCAGACGTGCACTGTACAAGGGGCCTGGCCACTGATAGATAATGAGTATCTATACGTTCAGGCAACTAGCACCCCCATGAGAGGAGGGGCATATGCCACGGCTCTCACCACG ATTACCATCATCTTTAAGAACTGGCGCCAGTGTATCGAGCAGCAGATCTACCAGGCGGAGCTGGACAACGTTCCCACAGCCTTCGTGGACGGCTCAGTGACCAGCGGGGAGAGGCAGGGCCAGTACAGCCTGAGCGTCCACTCTGATCTGCCTGGGCACCAGGCTGAGATCCGTGCCGCCCACATCGGCACCACCCTGGTGGTGCGTCAGAGTGGGCGGTCCCTGGGACTGTCAGTACGCTCGCCACGCACCATTGCTGAAGCATTCACCCCCGAGCAGGACctgcagctgtgtgtgtatggctgCCCACCTTCACAGCGCCTAGAGACGCTACCCagcccctcttcttcctcttccctctcttcctcctcttcctccagccaGCTCTCTGCTGCAGCCCATGTCCACTGTGCAGCCCTCCTCCCTGCCAGGGACATCTACTACCAGGCCTGCCTGTTTGACCTGCTGGCCACAGGGGACCTCAACTCCAGCACGGCGGCCGTGGCGGCCCTGGAAGACGCCCGGGGAATGATCTCAGACCCCAATAAGGTGCATCTGCTACTGGGGGGCAAGGCCGATAGGAGTAGCCCATGTCTGACTCTGATCCTGGCTGTGGCTGTCCTATCAGAGCGTCTGGTGGCTCTGTGGACCGGGAAGTGTTTATGA